A region of Moorena producens PAL-8-15-08-1 DNA encodes the following proteins:
- a CDS encoding CHAT domain-containing protein: MLRNFLTNVARQLAKTLGLSSTSPTSSQLPTADSQLNFLMEVLQATAKSKGNPQVVYALLQANLEKLDDNLALVLGDWATVTLAEVEPEQAQGIAGMIGNFSTLIQEFPQGSRATNLEIAITGYEVVGTVFTCEAFSEQWATLQNNLGNTYCERIRGEKADNLEAAITAYQGALQVRTRQAFPQQWATTQNNLGNAYRERIRGEKADNLEAAITAYQGALEVYTRQAFPQQWAQIQNNLGNAYLYRIRGDKADNLEAAITAYQGALEVYTRQAFPQQWAQIQNNLGNAYLYRIRGDKADNLKSAIKAYQGALEVRTRQAFPQQWAMTQNNLATAYSERIDLLQKYFFDTVFVNYCYYFLSPVSYLLTSARSLIRGEKADNLEPAITAYQRALEVYTRQAFPQQWATIQHNLGNAYSDRIRGEKADNLEAAITAYQAALQVYTLEAFPEDWAMTQNSLGNAYRERIREEKAGNLEAAINSYQRALEVYTREAFPQQWAQIQNNLGNAYSNRIRGEKADNLEAAIKTFQGALEVYTREAFPQQWATIQHNLGNAYSDRIREEKADNLEAPIKAYQGALEVYTREAFPQQWAMTQNSLGNAYSNRISRQNPDNLEDAINAYQAALEVYTRKAFPQEWAMTQNNVGNAYLYRIRGKKADNLKAAIKAYQRALKVCTPEAFPQDHAETLFNLGLAYQEAQKFTNAYNVFADAIETVESLRGEIVFGSGIEADKQKLAEKYNQVYSRMVEVCLELDKPTEAIEYAERSKGRNLVDLLANKNLYPKRDRYPNPEVHQAHCQQLEQLRREIPVIQRELEIVTRNRESDQKYRETIKTQQQRLKDLKHEQDNLLKEINQLDLSFKFTQQVEPIPFSDIQALIDDHTAIIQWYITNNQIIAFTITNQNQQPQVRQSSFEDLKALFDLTNEYLATYYEKKDQWQTKLDNLLSRLAQILHIEEILAELPQKCEQLILIPHRFLHLFPLHALPIKNREQQANNSEQNTHTNNAYLLDLFPKGVRYAPSCQLLQLSQNQERPDFSKLFAIQNPTKDLDYADFKVNNILPLFWFWQIIYLLMWQLKPRAYSYLRYLFSKFPQVLAKQDATKAAVKTSQEMPLSHCIDFYCHGEFNLESPLESALILAKDQNTILWQIYLFMWAVESRSYSLMRYVFSKKYERLTLTEIFGLSLNQCRLVTLSACETGITAVAGSTYDYSSDEYISLPSGFLYAGSPSVVSSLWTVNEFATAFLMIKFYQNLSQFPTRETGEIAVALNQAQTWLREVTKEELEEWTNHLSLTPTQEDALFDWFEDEETKEQPFQSPYYWAAFCAIGK; the protein is encoded by the coding sequence ATGCTGCGTAATTTTTTAACTAATGTTGCCCGTCAGCTAGCGAAGACTCTGGGATTGTCATCAACAAGTCCTACCTCTTCGCAATTGCCGACTGCCGACTCCCAACTTAATTTCCTGATGGAGGTATTGCAGGCAACTGCAAAAAGCAAAGGTAACCCGCAAGTGGTTTATGCCCTGCTGCAAGCAAACTTAGAGAAGCTAGATGATAACTTGGCATTGGTATTGGGAGACTGGGCAACGGTGACTCTGGCAGAAGTAGAACCAGAACAAGCCCAAGGCATCGCAGGGATGATTGGCAATTTCAGTACTCTAATTCAGGAGTTTCCCCAAGGCAGTAGGGCGACTAACTTAGAGATTGCCATTACTGGCTATGAGGTGGTTGGCACTGTGTTTACCTGTGAGGCTTTTTCCGAACAATGGGCAACCCTTCAAAATAATCTGGGGAATACCTACTGTGAAAGAATCAGGGGAGAGAAGGCAGACAACCTCGAAGCCGCCATCACAGCTTACCAAGGGGCTTTGCAAGTGCGCACCCGTCAGGCTTTTCCCCAGCAATGGGCAACCACTCAAAATAATCTTGGAAATGCCTACCGTGAAAGAATCAGGGGAGAGAAGGCAGACAACCTCGAAGCCGCCATCACAGCTTACCAAGGGGCTTTGGAAGTGTACACCCGTCAGGCTTTTCCCCAACAGTGGGCACAGATTCAAAATAATCTGGGAAATGCTTACTTATACAGAATCAGGGGAGACAAGGCAGACAACCTCGAAGCCGCCATCACAGCTTACCAAGGGGCTTTGGAAGTGTACACCCGTCAGGCTTTTCCCCAACAGTGGGCACAGATTCAAAATAATCTGGGAAATGCTTACTTATACAGAATCAGGGGAGACAAGGCAGACAACCTCAAATCAGCCATCAAAGCTTACCAAGGGGCTTTGGAAGTGCGCACCCGTCAGGCTTTTCCCCAACAGTGGGCAATGACTCAAAATAATCTGGCAACTGCCTACAGTGAAAGAATAGACCTCTTGCAAAAGTATTTTTTTGATACTGTTTTCGTCAATTATTGTTACTATTTTCTGTCTCCTGTCTCCTATCTCCTGACTTCTGCAAGAAGTCTAATCAGGGGAGAGAAGGCAGACAACCTCGAACCCGCCATCACAGCTTATCAAAGGGCTTTGGAAGTGTACACCCGTCAGGCTTTTCCCCAACAGTGGGCAACCATTCAACATAATCTGGGGAATGCCTACAGTGACAGAATCAGGGGAGAGAAGGCGGACAACCTCGAAGCCGCCATCACAGCTTACCAAGCAGCTTTGCAAGTTTACACCCTTGAGGCTTTTCCCGAAGATTGGGCAATGACTCAAAATAGTCTGGGAAATGCCTACCGTGAAAGAATCAGGGAAGAGAAGGCAGGCAACCTCGAAGCCGCCATCAATTCTTACCAAAGGGCTTTGGAAGTGTACACCCGTGAGGCTTTTCCCCAACAGTGGGCACAGATTCAAAATAATCTGGGAAATGCCTACAGTAACAGAATCAGGGGAGAGAAGGCAGACAACCTCGAAGCAGCGATCAAGACTTTCCAAGGGGCTTTGGAAGTTTACACCCGTGAGGCTTTTCCCCAACAGTGGGCAACCATTCAACATAATCTGGGGAATGCCTACAGTGACAGAATCAGGGAAGAGAAGGCAGACAACCTCGAAGCCCCCATCAAGGCTTACCAAGGGGCTTTGGAAGTTTACACCCGTGAGGCTTTTCCCCAACAGTGGGCAATGACTCAAAATAGTCTGGGAAATGCCTACAGTAACAGAATCAGCCGACAGAACCCAGACAACCTCGAAGATGCCATCAATGCTTACCAAGCAGCTTTGGAAGTGTACACCCGTAAGGCTTTTCCCCAAGAGTGGGCAATGACTCAAAATAATGTGGGGAATGCCTACTTATACAGAATCAGGGGAAAGAAGGCAGACAACCTCAAAGCCGCCATCAAGGCTTACCAAAGGGCTTTGAAAGTATGCACCCCTGAGGCTTTTCCCCAAGACCATGCCGAAACCTTATTTAACCTTGGGCTTGCCTACCAAGAGGCTCAAAAGTTTACCAACGCCTACAATGTTTTTGCTGACGCTATCGAAACAGTAGAATCCCTCCGTGGTGAGATTGTCTTTGGTTCTGGGATCGAAGCAGACAAACAAAAACTAGCTGAAAAATACAACCAAGTCTACAGCAGGATGGTTGAAGTCTGCCTGGAACTGGATAAACCCACCGAAGCAATTGAATATGCTGAACGTAGCAAAGGTAGAAACCTAGTAGACCTCCTAGCTAACAAAAACCTCTATCCTAAACGCGATCGCTACCCCAACCCAGAGGTTCACCAAGCTCACTGCCAGCAACTAGAACAACTGCGACGGGAAATCCCAGTAATACAGCGAGAGTTAGAGATAGTAACAAGAAATCGGGAGTCAGATCAGAAATACCGCGAAACTATCAAGACACAGCAGCAAAGGTTAAAGGACTTAAAACATGAGCAGGATAACTTACTCAAGGAAATCAACCAACTAGATCTTAGTTTTAAATTCACCCAACAGGTTGAACCGATTCCCTTTAGTGATATCCAAGCCCTGATTGATGACCACACTGCTATTATTCAGTGGTATATCACAAACAATCAGATTATAGCCTTTACCATAACCAATCAAAATCAGCAGCCACAGGTTAGGCAATCATCTTTTGAAGACTTAAAAGCCCTTTTTGATTTGACTAATGAATATTTGGCTACTTACTACGAGAAAAAAGACCAGTGGCAGACTAAATTGGATAACCTACTAAGCCGATTAGCCCAGATTCTGCATATAGAGGAAATTCTCGCTGAACTCCCCCAAAAGTGTGAGCAGTTGATTCTCATCCCCCATCGCTTCTTACATTTGTTCCCCCTTCATGCTTTGCCCATCAAGAATAGGGAGCAACAGGCAAACAACAGTGAGCAAAATACCCACACTAACAATGCTTACTTACTTGACTTGTTCCCGAAAGGAGTTCGATATGCTCCCAGTTGCCAATTACTGCAACTGAGTCAAAATCAAGAGCGTCCCGATTTCAGTAAGCTCTTTGCTATCCAAAACCCGACTAAGGACCTAGACTACGCCGACTTCAAAGTTAACAACATTCTCCCATTATTCTGGTTTTGGCAAATAATATATCTTTTGATGTGGCAGCTAAAACCACGAGCATACAGCTATTTGCGGTATCTTTTTTCCAAATTTCCCCAAGTCTTAGCCAAGCAGGATGCAACCAAAGCTGCTGTTAAGACCAGTCAAGAGATGCCCCTATCCCACTGTATTGATTTTTATTGTCATGGTGAGTTTAATCTAGAATCACCCCTAGAATCAGCACTGATTTTAGCCAAAGATCAAAATACCATCCTTTGGCAAATATATCTCTTTATGTGGGCGGTAGAATCACGATCATACAGTTTAATGCGGTATGTTTTTTCCAAAAAATATGAACGCCTTACCTTAACGGAAATCTTTGGACTTAGTCTCAATCAATGCCGCCTTGTCACCCTCTCTGCTTGTGAAACAGGCATTACTGCAGTTGCTGGTAGTACTTATGATTACAGCAGCGATGAA